One Phaseolus vulgaris cultivar G19833 chromosome 11, P. vulgaris v2.0, whole genome shotgun sequence genomic window carries:
- the LOC137832116 gene encoding transcription factor MYB46-like — protein sequence MRKPEVSGKNNSNINYKLRKGLWSPEEDDKLMNYMLNSGQGCWSDVARNAGLQRCGKSCRLRWINYLRPDLKRGAFSPQEEELIVHLHSLLGNRWSQIAARLPGRTDNEIKNFWNSTIKKRLKNLSSNTSPNGSESSYDPNKDLNMAGFTTSNTHQDQLADFMPMLNSSSPSPSMHATVLNSIIDRLPLLDHGQNMPVSGGFFNGTEPYFSSQSGVDHKGFYLENGGVFGSVNIGAEGDMYVPPLESVSTTSDHNLKVESTCNTDTNNSYFDDINSVILNNCSNKRTENRAGVENLFQEELTMGEWDLEELMKDVSSFPFLDFSNIQ from the exons ATGAGAAAGCCCGAGGTGTCTGGAAAAAACAACTCCAACATTAATTACAAGCTTAGAAAGGGGTTGTGGTCACCTGAAGAAGATGACAAGCTCATGAACTACATGCTAAACAGTGGACAAGGTTGTTGGAGCGATGTAGCCAGAAATGCTGGCCTTCAAAGGTGTGGCAAAAGTTGTCGCCTTCGATGGATCAATTACTTGAGGCCTGATCTCAAACGAGGTGCATTCTCTCCACAAGAAGAGGAACTCATTGTCCATTTGCATTCCCTTCTCGGAAACAG ATGGTCTCAAATAGCGGCGCGCTTACCTGGGAGAACTGACAATGAAATTAAGAATTTTTGGAATTCAACAATAAAGAAAAGACTCAAGAACTTGTCATCCAACACCTCACCAAATGGAAGCGAGTCGTCATATGACCCTAACAAAGACCTTAACATGGCAGGGTTTACTACTTCTAATACCCATCAAGATCAACTAGCTGATTTTATGCCTATGTTGAATTCATCATCTCCATCACCATCCATGCATGCCACAGTTCTCAATTCCATAATTGACAGGTTGCCTTTGCTAGATCATGGACAAAACATGCCAGTTTCTGGTGGATTCTTCAATGGCACAGAACCATATTTCTCATCGCAAAGTGGAGTTGATCACAAAGGTTTTTATTTGGAAAATGGAGGAGTATTTGGGAGTGTAAATATTGGGGCTGAAGGAGATATGTATGTTCCTCCTCTAGAGAGTGTAAGCACTACTTCTGACCATAACCTGAAAGTTGAGAGCACATGCAACACAGATACTAACAATAGTTACTTCGATGATATAAACAGTGTCATCCTTAATAACTGCAGCAACAAGAGAACTGAAAATAGGGCTGGGGTGGAGAATTTATTTCAAGAAGAGTTAACCATGGGAGAGtgggacttggaggagttgatGAAAGATGTTTCATCCTTTCCCTTTCTTGATTTTTCAAATATCCAATAA
- the LOC137813446 gene encoding dicarboxylate transporter 1, chloroplastic, with product MASVALTTTLPSLRLRRSTTTAVALKPNRLTSFPASSLKPNLTTSISSIPNFSLKKTNLVFNRKHSSLTVRATVAPITPAPTPAPVQPWQGAAIKPLLASIATGVILWFTPVPAGVNRNAWQLLAIFLGTIVGIITQPLPLGAVAILGLGVSVLTKTLPFAAAFSGFGDPIPWLIALAFFFAKGFIKTGLGNRVAYQFVKLFGSSSLGLGYSLVFSEALLAPAIPSVSARAGGIFLPLVKALCVACGSNVGDGTETKLGAWLMLTCFQTSVITSAMFLTAMAANPLCATLTLNSINQTIGWLDWAKAAIVPGLASLVLVPLILYVIYPPTLKSSPDAPKLAREKLATMGPMTTNEKIMTATLFLTVGLWVFGGVLNVDAVSAAILGLSVLLVTGVVTWKECLAEGVAWDTLTWFAALIAMAGYLNKYGLISWFSQTVVKFVGGLGLSWQLSFGILVLLYFYSHYFFASGAAHIGAMFTAFLSVSTALGTPPFFGAIVLSFLSNLMGGLTHYGIGSAPVFFGANYVPLAKWWGYGFLISIVNIVIWLGLGGVWWKFIGLW from the exons ATGGCCTCTGTAGCACTCACCACCACCCTCCCCTCTCTCCGCCTCCGCCGCAGCACCACCACCGCCGTGGCCCTCAAACCCAATCGTCTCACTTCTTTTCCAGCTTCCTCACTGAAACCAAACCTCACCACTTCGATTTCCTCCATCCCAAATTTCTCACTTAAAAAAACAAACCTCGTTTTCAATCGCAAGCACTCTTCTCTCACTGTTAGAGCTACCGTAGCTCCCATCACTCCGGCGCCGACACCGGCTCCGGTTCAGCCATGGCAAGGCGCTGCAATAAAACCCCTATTAGCCTCCATCGCCACGGGAGTGATACTTTGGTTCACACCAGTTCCCGCGGGCGTGAACCGTAACGCGTGGCAATTACTCGCGATCTTCTTAGGCACAATCGTCGGCATTATAACCCAACCGTTGCCCCTCGGCGCGGTAGCGATATTAGGTTTGGGCGTTTCCGTTCTCACCAAAACCCTACCGTTCGCCGCGGCGTTCTCCGGCTTTGGTGACCCGATCCCCTGGCTCATCGCTCTCGCCTTCTTCTTCGCCAAGGGATTCATCAAAACTGGGCTCGGGAACCGTGTTGCGTACCAGTTCGTGAAGCTCTTCGGCAGCTCCTCCCTCGGGTTAGGTTACAGCCTCGTCTTCAGCGAGGCGCTGCTGGCGCCGGCGATTCCCTCGGTGTCGGCGAGAGCTGGCGGGATATTCCTCCCGCTCGTGAAGGCGCTGTGCGTGGCGTGCGGGAGCAACGTCGGCGACGGGACGGAGACCAAGTTGGGAGCGTGGCTCATGCTCACGTGCTTTCAGACTTCGGTGATTACGTCGGCGATGTTTCTGACGGCCATGGCGGCGAATCCACTCTGCGCGACGCTGACGCTAAATTCCATTAACCAGACGATTGGGTGGTTGGATTGGGCCAAAGCTGCAATTGTCCCTGGCTTGGCGTCGTTGGTGTTGGTTCCGTTGATTTTGTACGTTATATACCCTCCGACTCTGAAGAGTAGTCCTGATGCTCCTAAGCTTGCGAGAGAGAAGTTGGCGACAATGGGGCCCATGACAACCAATGAGAAGATCATGACTGCTACTCTGTTTCTCACG GTAGGACTCTGGGTATTTGGAGGAGTTCTTAATGTTGATGCTGTATCTGCTGCAATTCTTGGATTATCTGTACTTCTTGTCACAGGGGTTGTTACATGGAAGGAGTGCTTAGCGGAAGGAGTTGCCTGGGATACTCTCACATGGTTTGCTGCCCTCATAGCAATGGCTGGGTATTTGAACAAATATGGCCTCATTTCTTGGTTCAGTCAAACGGTAGtcaag TTTGTTGGTGGATTGGGTCTATCATGGCAACTATCTTTTGGGATTCTAGTCCTTCTCTACTTTTACTCACATTACTTCTTTGCAAGTGGAGCTGCTCATATTGGCGCCATGTTTACTGCATTTTTGTCTGTTTCCACTGCTCTGGGGACTCCACCTTTCTTCGGAGCCATAGTGCTGTCGTTCCTCTCCAACCTTATGGGTGGCCTTACTCATTACGGAATTGGATCAGCTCCTGTGTTTTTCGGTGCCAACTATGTTCCCCTTGCTAAATGGTGGGGTTATGGATTCCTCATTAGTATTGTTAACATTGTAATCTGGCTTGGACTCGGAGGAGTTTGGTGGAAATTCATTGGCTTGTGGTAA